A part of Aspergillus oryzae RIB40 DNA, chromosome 7 genomic DNA contains:
- a CDS encoding signal recognition particle 14 kDa protein (predicted protein) produces MAPHLGHEEFFSSLSDLLSKTSQKARGSVFLTQKPLIDTTASSENASSSSRPSILIRATDGNTNAPNPKNNKVEKKTVSKVKLSTIVAPEDLEAFYTRYAEVCKAGMTGLKKRDRKKGKAKAKAAKA; encoded by the exons ATGGCACCACATCTCGGCCACGAGGAG ttcttctcctccctctctgaCCTCCTATCCAAGACCTCTCAAAAAGCCCGAGGCTCCGTCTTCCTCACCCAGAAGCCTCTCATTGACACCACCGCATCTTCAGAGAacgcctcctcctcgtcgcgGCCGTCTATCCTTATCCGTGCAACAGATGGCAACACCAATGCACCCAAtccgaagaacaacaaggtcGAGAAGAAGACCGTCTCGAAAGTGAAGCTGTCGACGATAGTGGCGCCGGAGGACCTCGAGGCCTTCTATACCCGCTATGCGGAGGTCTGCAAGGCGGGGATGACgggattgaagaagagggatCGTAAGAAGGGCAAGGCTAAGGCGAAGGCTGCAAAGGCTTAG
- a CDS encoding uncharacterized protein (predicted protein), with amino-acid sequence MPEITDLPRRSVSETQQSFQTLLARFEDTPEPPVEPKMPLSSSVDSFHTVASLSSSPAESDSGSTFPSATSTDGTDLGLRESSNNQGHLENLKFEEVDFSAGRTVPEVKCEDCCSPRPPASPRASFSEEEFRRVPGALPDDQMSIASYAGTSKTTDSNPNLNSMSIEFRRRSKASRERELSPMPPQSALALTSPSDKENAASLIQKTCTVVLIPPIQLFIVLIHIAARIVLGPALTSAMGELNHKYEYQVADPQEAVDDFDLPLAPDCPRKQSVSEANSWDLD; translated from the coding sequence ATGCCCGAAATCACAGATTTGCCCCGACGCTCTGTGTCCGAAACTCAACAGAGCTTCCAGACCTTGCTGGCAAGGTTTGAAGACACGCCTGAACCACCCGTGGAACCCAAAATGCCATTATCTTCCAGTGTTGACTCATTTCACACCGTCGCATCGTTATCGTCGTCGCCAGCGGAATCAGATTCTGGCTCAACTTTCCCTTCGGCCACATCAACTGACGGCACCGATCTCGGTCTGCGTGAAAGCAGTAACAACCAGGGTCACTTGGAGAATCTAAAATTCGAGGAGGTTGACTTTTCTGCAGGACGCACTGTACCAGAAGTTAAGTGCGAAGATTGCTGTTCACCTAGGCCCCCGGCTTCCCCTAGGGCTTCTTTCTCGGAGGAAGAGTTTCGACGAGTGCCTGGTGCGCTGCCGGATGATCAGATGTCCATTGCCAGCTATGCTGGTACATCTAAGACCACAGACTCCAATCCCAACCTCAACAGCATGAGCATAGAATTTCGTCGTCGGTCTAAGGCGTCCCGGGAGCGAGAACTTTCGCCGATGCCACCTCAGTCGGCTTTAGCCCTTACCAGCCCCtcggacaaagaaaacgcGGCCTCTCTGATTCAGAAGACATGCACGGTGGTCCTTATCCCTCCGATTCAGTTATTTATCGTCCTCATTCATATAGCAGCTCGGATCGTATTAGGCCCAGCTTTGACATCGGCCATGGGGGAGTTAAATCATAAGTATGAGTATCAAGTGGCGGATCCTCAGGAGGCTGTGGACGACTTTGATCTTCCACTTGCACCCGACTGTCCGAGGAAACAGTCGGTATCCGAAGCCAACtcttgggatttggattAA
- the usgS gene encoding transmembrane protein UsgS (predicted protein) — MSVDGGREFFELRRTLKMPNFEPNAVIRGAQLTIVGTVRALRNPELFKHEHFRQAGFAIAVGIAIELLIQIPIIGVKFLLWILSWMADLESATWDDTLLESLDFLSKSVLQVPFLVMTLMRYITPTLDEIFMESIKWVDSTYVDKHKADDPKTLRAMYYPSLSMYSTKGSVGVSKPKGESALVFVRRYGRKVGMMLGVFLLSLLPIVGRFVMPAASFFSFQQMVGPAPAAAIFGTGLVLPKRYLVTFLHTYYSSRSLMRELLDPYFCRIKYTHEQKRRWFADREGVLFGFAFAFTIVLKTPFIGVLMYGIAQASTAYLVTKITDPPPVPAESEGFAESQVTWKNKHDFLQLSLENIDKINLAAQDKKDGDKADEPDALRRKFT, encoded by the exons ATGAGTGTCgatggagggagagaat TTTTCGAATTACGCAGAACGCTCAAAATGCCCAATTTTGAGCCAAATGCCGTTATTCGCGGTGCTCAGCTCACGATTGTTGGAA CTGTTCGAGCACTGCGGAACCCAGAACTTTTCAAACATGAGCACTTCCGGCAAGCGGGTTTTGCGATAGCTGTAGGAATCGCCATTGAATTACTCATTCAGATCCCC ATCATCGGGGTCAAGTTTCTTCTATGGATCTTATCTTGGATGGCCGACTTGGAGAGCGCGACTTGGGACGATACCCTTCTTGAGAGCCTTGATTTTCTGAGCAAATCGGTCCTTCAAGTTCCCTTCTTGGTGATGACGCTCATGCGATACATCACCCCAACTCTCGATGAAAT CTTCATGGAATCTATAAAATGGGTCGACTCCACCTATGTTGACAAACATAAGGCAGATGATCCCAAGACCCTACGGGCCATGTACTACCCAAGCCTTTCGATGTACTCCACGAAAGGGAGTGTTGGGGTGTCTAAGCCAAAAGGTGAATCGGCTCTCGTCTTCGTCCGTCGGTATGGGCGCAAGGTCGGGATGATGCTTGGCGTCTTTTTGCTGTCGCTTCTTCCTATCGTCGGGCGATTCGTGATGCCTGCAgcttcgttcttttcctttcagcAGATGGTGGGCCCAGCCCCTGCAGCTGCTATCTTCGGAACCGGCCTCGTGCTCCCTAAGCGCTACCTGGTCACCTTCCTCCACACCTATTACTCTTCCCGCAGTTTGATGCGTGAACTC CTCGATCCATACTTCTGCCGTATCAAATACACTCACGAACAGAAGCGCCGCTGGTTTGCGGACCGGGAAGGTGTCCTATTTGGTTTTGCGTTTGCCTTCACTATTGTGCTGAAGACACCGTTCATCGGAGTCCTCATGTACGGTATCGCCCAAGCATCCACGGCCTATCTTGTTACCAAGATCACGGATCCTCCACCAGTGCCAGCGGAGAGTGAAGGCTTTGCTGAAAGCCAGGTGACCTGGAAGAATAAGCACGATTTCCTGCAGTTATCACTGGAGAACATTGACAAGATCAACCTCGCTGCGCAGGATAAGAAAGACGGTGACAAGGCGGATGAGCCTGATGCGCTTCGGCGGAAGTTCACCTAG
- a CDS encoding acetamidase/formamidase family protein (predicted acetamidase/formamidase), whose protein sequence is MGHKGIRTALKVDLDKPAWEQPGLHNRWHPDVPSCGKIANNEVVKIECLDWTGGQIKNNDSADDVKNVDLTQIHYLSGPFDIETAEPGDVLLVEIQDVQPFQDQPWGFSGVFHKQNGGGFLDEIYPESAKAIWDFEGIFCSSRHIPHVRFAGLIHPGILGCAPSTEVLAEWNRREGELIAANTTSREVAKPPEPKSAHAGSAEASLKERIAKEGARTIPGRPEHGGNCDIKNLSRGSKVYLPVHVPGAKFSVGDLHFSQGDGEISFCGAIEMAGIITLKFTVMKGGMAKLGMKSPIFHPGPVEPQFGPGRYLTFEGFSVDENGKQHCLDATVAYRQTCLRVIEYLRRYGYSDYQIYLLLSCAPVQGHIAGIVDIPNACTTMGVPMDIFDFDIRPEAEVVKLDMGSCAFARN, encoded by the exons ATGGGACACAAGGGCATTCGCACAGCTCTCAAAGTCGATCTCGACAAGCCAGCCTGGGAGCAGCCTGGGTTACAT AACCGATGGCACCCGGATG TTCCCTCCTGCGGTAAGATCGCCAACAATGAAGTCGTTAAAATCGAATGTCTGGACTGGACCGGAGGACAAATCAAAAATAATGACTCGGCCGACGACGTCAAGAATGTGGACCTGACGCAGATTCACTATCTATCTGGCCCATTCGACATTGAGACTGCCGAGCCTGGAGATGTCCTTCTGGTCGAAATCCAAGATGTTCAGCCTTTCCAAGACCAGCCTTGGGGATTCTCTGGTGTGTTCCATAAGCAGAATGGTGGAGGCTTTTTGGACGAGATTTACCCTGAATC AGCAAAGGCGATCTGGGACTTCGAGGGCATTTTCTGTTCCTCTCGTCATATCCCTCATGTGCGTTTCGCAGGCCTCATCCATCCCGGTATCCTAGGATGTGCACCCTCCACAGAGGTTCTGGCAGAGTGGAATCGCCGTGAAGGCGAGTTGATCGCAGCCAATACAACCAGTCGCGAGGTTGCGAAGCCACCTGAGCCCAAGAGTGCACATGCTGGGAGCGCGGAAGCGAGTCTCAAAGAAAGGATTGCCAAAGAAGGAGCTCGGACTATTCCT GGTCGTCCCGAACATGGAGGAAACTGTGACATCAAGAACCTCTCCCGAGGCTCGAAAGTGTATCTACCGGTCCACGTCCCTGGAGCGAAATTCTCCGTAGGAGACCTGCACTTCTCTCAAGGTGACGGAGAAATCTCCTTCTGTGGTGCCATCGAAATGGCCGGGATCATTACTCTCAAGTTCACCGTGATGAAGGGCGGCATGGCCAAGTTAGGCATGAAGTCGCCAATCTTCCACCCAGGACCAGTTGAGCCACAGTTTGGCCCTGGTCGATACCTCACCTTCGAGGGTTTCTCCGTCGATGAGAACGGAAAACAGCACTGCCTCGATGCTACCGTTGCTTATCGACAGACGTGTCTCCGCGTGATCGAGTACCTTCGTCGGTATGGCTACAGTGACTATCAGATTTATTTACTACTCAGCTGCGCTCCAGTTCAGGGTCACATTGCTGGCATAGTGGATATTCCGAATGCGTGCACCACAATGGGGGTGCCGATGGAtatctttgattttgatattaGACCTGAGGCGGAGGTTGTTAAGTTGGATATGGGCAGCTGTGCATTTGCGAGAAACTAA
- a CDS encoding NAD(P)/FAD-dependent oxidoreductase (FAD-dependent oxidoreductase), whose translation MTSSKLTPTSSILIVGAGTWGCSTALHLARRGYKNVTVLDPHPVPSPIAAGNDINKIMEHREVKASETDPWSIAFSTCTRAALKGWKNDPVFQPYFHETGAIVSGHTASLIKHIQEHEIDSSDAEFIKLNTAEDFRKTMPPGILTGNFPGWKGWLNKTGAGWIHAKKAMFSAYTEAKRLGVTFITGSPEGDVVSLIYENGDVVGARTADGTVHRADHTILSAGAGSDRLLDFKKQLRPTAWTLCHIRMTPDEAKKYRNLPVLFNVAKGFFMEPDEDNHELKICDEHPGYCNFVPDPKHGGEVRSIPFAKHQIPLEAEARARDFLRDTMPHLADRPLSFARICWDADTVDRAFLIDRHPEYRSLLLAVGGSGNGAMQMPTIGGFIADALEGNLQKELKHALRWRPEIAAQRDWKDTQNRFGGPNKVMDFQKVGENEWTKIGDKSRL comes from the exons ATGACATCCTCCAAGTTGACTCCCACATCATCTATCTTAATTGTCGGTGCAGGGACCTGGGGTTGTTCTACTGCTTTACATCTTGCCCGTCGAGGATACAAAAATGTCACGGTCCTAGATCCGCACCCGGTCCCTTCTCCCATTGCAGCTGGCAATGACATTAACAAGATTATGGAGCACAGGGAGGTAAAAG CCTCTGAAACCGATCCTTGGAGTATCGCCTTCTCAACATGCACACGAGCTGCACTGAAAGGTTGGAAAAACGACCCAGTATTCCAGCCATACTTCCATGAAACGGGGGCAATAGTTTCTGGCCACACCGCCTCTTTGATTAAACATATACAAGAACACGAAATCGACTCGTCAGACGCCGAGTTCATAAAATTGAACACCGCAGAGGATTTCCGCAAAACTATGCCCCCGGGAATCCTCACTGGCAACTTCCCCGGCTGGAAGGGCTGGCTGAACAAGACCGGCGCCGGATGGATCCacgccaagaaggccatgttCTCCGCATACACCGAAGCAAAGCGCCTAGGAGTCACTTTCATCACCGGCTCCCCTGAAGGAGACGTTGTATCTCTAATTTACGAGAATGGAGACGTAGTCGGAGCCAGAACGGCCGACGGCACCGTCCACCGAGCAGACCATACCATTCTTTCCGCAGGGGCTGGCAGTGATCGTCTCCTGGACTTTAAGAAACAGCTCCGTCCTACCGCCTGGACGCTCTGCCACATCAGAATGACGCCCGACGAGGCCAAGAAGTACCGGAATCTTCCTGTGCTGTTCAACGTCGCTAAGGGGTTCTTCATGGAACCTGATGAGGATAATCATGAGCTTAAGATCTGCGACGAGCATCCTGGATATTGCAACTTCGTCCCGGACCCGAAGCACGGCGGTGAGGTGCGCAGTATCCCATTTGCAAAGCATCAGATTCCTCTTGAAGCCGAGGCCCGTGCAAGGGACTTCCTCCGTGATACGATGCCTCATCTTGCTGATCGACCACTGTCTTTTGCTCGTATATGCTGGGATGCTGATACAGTGGATCGCGCCTTCTTGATCGATAGGCATCCTGAGTATCGCTCTTTACTGCTTGCTGTCGGTGGATCTGGTAATGGAGCCATGCAAATGCCTACCATTGGTGGGTTCATAGCGGATGCTCTGGAGGGAAACCTGCAAAAGGAACTGAAGCATGCACTACGGTGGAGGCCTGAGATTGCCGCCCAACGAGACTGGAAGGATACGCAAAATAGATTCGGAGGTCCGAATAAAGTAATGGATTTCCAAAAggttggagagaatgagTGGACCAAGATTGGCGATAAGAGTCGGCTTTAA
- a CDS encoding putative MFS transporter (synaptic vesicle transporter SVOP and related transporters (major facilitator superfamily)), translating into MAPSDDILTDVPGTVYLVDTSGNLADAAHANDILLIPQPSCSAADPLNWPKYKKYWTLCLISAYACVNSFGENNWGASWTTISDETGVSLENMNGGSALNYLMLGFFNIIWIPTAMKFGRKIVYILSLIFVGASGIWGAFYVGTGQYYVMTTISGMGTAAYQALIQLTIFDTFFAHERGRMIAIYIFFQQLGSILGLILGGYISDGIGWRWSMPIVAIACGVLILLFIFTFDDTMFPRYRFSERTPSEALKGEQGYDASPETQSEKHRKEEPQMSVTPSNGAGEVDMPPRTYTQKIALVHYFKDDQTTWFQYFRRPFYLFAFPNIVLAGVQFAFGCTAGIVSFNTISEIMTEAPYNWSNGSTGLLFLAALIGSFFGMGIGSLSDWLVLFLARRNKGYKEPEMRLWAYIFPLIFAALGYFIYGWGATAGAHWMTIAVGLCCMIAQQVSATSIATAYAMECFDKISGELVIVLAICSSVINFAISFTVQHFINATNYGWAFTFYGICVVLSMAMGVPMLIWGKSWRRRGKGRYEKFLAETGRQY; encoded by the exons ATGGCTCCTTCTGACGACATCCTGACTGATGTGCCCGGAACCGTTTACTTGGTTGATA CATCCGGGAACTTGGCAGATGCCGCTCACGCGAATGACATTCTTCTGATTCCCCAGCCGTCATGCTCTGCAGCTGATCCTCTG AACTGGCCCAAGTACAAAAAGTACTGGACCCTATGTCTCATCTCCGCCTATGCATGCGTGAACTCCTTCGGCGAGAACAACTGGGGTGCATCATGGACAACGATATCCGACGAGACCGGTGTGAGCCTCGAAAACATGAACGGCGGCTCCGCCCTCAATTACCTCatgcttggcttcttcaacatcatctggATTCCGACGGCCATGAAATTCGGACGAAAGATAGTTTACATCTTAAGTTTGATATTTGTCGGCGCGAGTGGTATCTGGGGTGCATTCTACGTTGGGACCGGTCAATATTATGTTATGACGACTATTAGTGGAATGGGCACAGCTGCGTACCAAGCCCTGATCCAGCTTACG ATTTTCGATACGTTCTTTGCTCACGAACGAGGTCGAATGATCGCAATTTACATTTTCTTCCAGCAGTTGGGGTCTATTCTCGGACTTATACTCGGTGGATACATATCCGATGGTAttggatggagatggagtATGCCCATTGTTGCAATTGCCTGT GGAGTCTTAATCTTATTGTTCATCTTTACCTTCGACGACACCATGTTCCCACGGTACCGCTTCTCAGAAAGAACACCATCAGAAGCCCTGAAAGGTGAACAAGGCTATGACGCTTCTCCTGAAACGCAATCTGAGAAGCATCGGAAAGAGGAGCCCCAGATGTCAGTTACCCCAAGCAATGGCGCGGGCGAGGTAGACATGCCGCCACGGACATATACCCAGAAAATCGCTCTAGTACACTACTTCAAGGACGACCAGACGACATGGTTCCAGTACTTCCGACGACCATTCTACCTCTTCGCGTTCCCGAATATCGTCCTAGCTGGTGTTCAATTCGCGTTTGGTTGCACAGCAGGAATCGTCTCCTTTAACACCATCTCCGAAATCATGACCGAAGCTCCATACAACTGGAGCAACGGTTCAACCGGCCTATTATTCCTCGCTGCTCTCATCGGCAGTTTCTTCGG AATGGGTATCGGATCCCTATCGGATTGGCTCGTCCTCTTCCTAGCCCGTCGCAACAAGGGCTACAAAGAGCCAGAGATGCGACTCTGGGCTTACATATTTCCGCTAATATTCGCCGCCCTCGGGTACTTCATCTACGGCTGGGGCGCAACAGCAGGAGCACATTGGATGACTATCGCCGTTGGTTTGTGTTGTATGATAGCTCAACAAGTCTCAGCAACCAGTATCGCAACAGCTTACGCTATGGAATGTTTCGACAAG ATTTCTGGTGAATTGGTGATCGTACTTGCCATATGCTCTTCTGTTATCAACTTTGCCATCTCGTTCACCGTACAACATTTCATTAACGCCACGAACTATGGCTGGGCCTTTACATTTTATGGTATTTGTGTGGTTCTCTCCATGGCGATGGGCGTGCCTATGCTTATCTGGGGGAAGAGCTGGCGCCGACGGGGGAAGGGGCGTTATGAAAAGTTTCTGGCGGAGACGGGTCGTCAATATTGA
- a CDS encoding peptidylprolyl isomerase (HSP90 co-chaperone CPR7/Cyclophilin), with amino-acid sequence MADSQRRPRVFFDIQIGNEKTGRIALELVLVPKTAENFRALCTGEKGMGKQGKPLHFKGSIFHRVIKQFMIQGGDFTAFNGTGGESIYGEKFPDENFELKHDKPFLLSMANSGPGTNGSQFFITTVPTPHLDGKHVVFGEVINGKSVVRKVENMNTQADKPVKDVTIVECGELTGQDYDDADKQTPDATGDPYEDFPDDHQGEELNAQVCFKIASELKNFGNAAFKSGNLALGLEKYQKGLRYLHEFPEPDENDPKELDGQIKALRFALHSNSSLLANKLAQYGNGRSWATYALDTANAANAKDADKAKAYYRRAVASSGLKEEDEALKDLQEAEKLAPGDAGITNEIAKVKKAIKDRQAKERATAQKFFS; translated from the exons ATGGCTGACTCTCAGC GTCGTCCCCGTGTCTTCTTTGACATTCAAATTGGCAACGAAAAAACTGGCCGTATTGCCCTGGAATTGGTAC TCGTACCAAAGACTGCAGAGAACTTCCGTGCTCTCTGTACCGGAGAGAAGGGCATGGGAAAGCAGGGCAAGCCATTGCATTTTAAGG GTTCGATCTTCCACCGTGTGATCAAGCAATTCATGATCCAGGGTGGTGACTTCACTGCATTCAACGGCACTGGCGGCGAATCGATTTACGGCGAGAAATTCCCCGACGAGAATTTTGAGCTCAAGCATGACAAacctttcctcctctctaTGGCCAACTCTGGCCCCGGCACCAACGGAAGTCAGTTCTTCATCACTACCGTCCCCACCCCTCACCTGGATGGCAAGCACGTTGTTTTTGGAGAAGTAATCAACGGAAAGAGTGTCGTCCGCAAGGTCGAGAACATGAACACCCAGGCAGACAAGCCCGTCAAGGACGTCACTATTGTCGAGTGTGGTGAGCTCACGGGCCAGGACTACGATGATGCTGATAAGCAAACCCCTGATGCTACCGGCGACCCCTACGAGGATTTCCCCGATGATCACCAAGGCGAGGAGCTTAATGCCCAAGTCTGCTTCAAGATTGCGTCGGAACTGAAGAACTTTGGAAACGCTGCTTTCAAGAGCGGCAACCTTGCGCTTGGTCTGGAGAAGTACCAGAAAGGCCTGCGCTACTTGCACGAGTTCCCCGAGCCTGATGAGAATGACCCCAAAGAGCTTGATGGTCAGATCAAGGCCCTTCGGTTTGCCCTGCActccaactcttcccttCTGGCCAACAAACTGGCACAGTACGGAAACGGTCGGTCCTGGGCTACCTACGCCTTGGACACCGCCAACGCCGCCAATGCGAAGGATGccgacaaggccaaggccTACTACCGCCGTGCCGTGGCCTCCAGCGGtctgaaggaagaggacgaggccCTGAAGGACCTCCAGGAAGCCGAGAAGCTGGCCCCCGGCGACGCCGGCATCACCAACGAAATTgccaaggtcaagaaggccatcaagGACCGTCAGGCCAAGGAACGCGCCACTGCGCAGAAGTTCTTCTCATAA
- a CDS encoding CNOT2/3/5 family protein (CCR4-NOT transcriptional regulation complex, NOT5 subunit), with product MTSRKTQQEIDKTFKKVAEGIQSFEGIYEKIRSTSNPTQRDKLEENLKREIKKLQRYRDQIKSWASGNEVKDKGPLLEQRRAIETCMEQFKAVEKEMKTKAYSKEGLSAASRLDPREKEKVETSDFLSSMVDELQQKIEAMEAEEETLHMQMKKGKKDVARANRLADLQRITERHKWHVNKLELLLRSLQNGNVEVNQVLDLKESIKYYVEDGHNVDYSGEDETLYDDLNLDGETEAQFGMTGDNDRVSSQDTQSVQEEDLDLRPKPIKSESTAPRRPSAQMKSPLPVLATLHPSTSTSGTSGMKPAPPPTRLPGETLKYASAAAAAAASDKNGVGIAPLPPPPGASPAFPAASLASRPSSTASPSIASVQPVSKPTATTSIASEERSKTPALSPNVTAASASNTVQSTPATKKAEASATKEPQPTVNGEASKEESREEESIYHLPPGLQDLIHSFEVTKSRAAAQSSTNPPPSVQRLLTASLNTCPEPADAEKPRHYKPQNPYNTPLYYPQEPLAIFDDPRLYDTGRIDTDTLFYLFYYRQGTYQQFLAAKALKNQSWRFHKQYQTWFQRHEEPKTITEEFEQGTYRFFDYESTWMNRRKADFKFVYKYLEDEL from the exons ATGACATCGCGAAAGACGCAGCAAGAGATCGACAAGACCTTCAAGAAGGTCGCCGAAGGTATTCAGTCGTTCGAGGGCATCTACGAGAAGATCCGATCCACGTCAAATCCGACCCAACGGGATAAGCTTGAGGAGAACTTGAAACgggagatcaagaagctccaaAGGTATCGCGACCAAATCAAGTCATGGGCATCAGGCAATGAGGTCAAAGACAAGGGACCGCTGCTGGAGCAGCGCCGAGCCATCGAAACT TGCATGGAGCAGTTCAAAGCggtagaaaaggaaatgaagacgAAAGCATACTCGAAAGAGGGCCTTTCGGCCGCATCCAGACTCGATccgagagaaaaggaaaaggtggAGACAAGTGACTTCTTATCGAGCATGGTCGACGAGTTACAACAAAAGATTGAGGCCAtggaggctgaggaagagACGCTGCAtatgcagatgaagaagggcaagaaggacgTCGCCAGGGCCAACCGGTTAGCGGATCTTCAGCGGATAACGGAACGACATAAGTGGCATGTCAATAAGCTGGAACTCTTGCTACGATCGCTGCAGAACGGCAACGTGGAGGTAAACCAAGTCTTGGACTTGAAAGAAAGCATAAAGTACTATGTTGAAGACGGGCATAATGTGGACTACtctggagaggatgagacGCTTTATGATGACCTAAACCTAGATGGTGAGACTGAGGCACAGTTCGGCATGACGGGTGATAACGACCGGGTATCATCGCAGGATACACAGTCCGtccaggaggaagacctggaCTTGAGACCGAAACCCATTAAGAGTGAATCCACGGCGCCTCGAAGACCCTCAGCGCAGATGAAATCGCCGCTCCCAGTGCTTGCGACGCTACATCCGTCAACGTCCACCAGTGGCACATCTGGGATGAAGCCCGCACCACCGCCCACCCGTCTACCTGGGGAGACCCTCAAATATGCCTCCGCGGCGGCCGCGGCGGCAGCCAGCGATAAGAACGGTGTTGGCATTGctcccctccctccaccgCCGGGCGCAAGTCCTGCTTTCCCAGCTGCCAGTTTGGCCTCGAGACCTTCATCGACTGCTTCCCCTAGCATTGCCTCGGTGCAACCTGTATCTAAACCGACCGCAACGACAAGTATTGCTTCGGAGGAGCGGTCCAAGACACCCGCGCTCAGCCCCAATGTCACCGCCGCGAGTGCGTCGAATACGGTACAGTCGACGCCTGCGACCAAGAAGGCGGAGGCCTCAGCTACCAAGGAACCACAGCCAACGGTGAACGGTGAGGCGAGCAAGGAAGAGTCGCGCGAGGAGGAATCGATATACCATCTGCCTCCGGGGCTGCAAGATCTGATCCATTCCTTTGAGGTGACCAAGAGCCGAGCGGCAGCACAAAGTTCCACAAACCCCCCTCCTTCAGTGCAACGGCTCCTTACGGCATCTCTCAACACCTGCCCCGAGCCGGCGGATGCAGAAAAGCCACGTCACTATAAACCTCAGAACCCGTACAACACCCCTCTTTATTACCCTCAAGAGCCTCTTGCCATCTTCGACGACCCCCGATTATACGACACGGGGCGGATCGATACGGATACACTGTTCTACCTGTTTTATTACCGACAAGGCACGTATCAGCAATTCTTGGCGGCCAAAGCGCTCAAGAACCAAAGTTGGCGATTCCACAAGCAGTACCAGACCTGGTTCCAACGGCACGAGGAACCCAAGACCATCACGGAGGAATTCGAACAAGGGACGTATCGGTTCTTTGATTACGAGAGTACATG GATGAACCGTCGTAAGGCCGATTTCAAGTTTGTCTACAAGTACCTGGAAGACGAACTATAA